AGGCATCACCGCCCAGGTCACCGCTCCCCGCCATGGCATGATGCCGGGCTGGAACGCGAAGCTGGGCGAGGGTAAGGTCAAGGCGCTGGCCGCCTACGTCCTGTCGCTGGGTGGCGGACAGTAAGTCACCCTTCGAAGAGAGTACGTAAGCAAAAGTGACCACGCACACCATCATCGACACCCAGGACGTCAAGGCCGTCAATACGGGGGCCAAGACCCAAAGTTCCCTCTACGCGGCGCACCAGAAGGTGTTTCCAAAACGCGCGGAGGGAACCTTTCGCAGGCTCAAGTGGATCATCATGGCGGTGACGCTGGGGATCTACTACCTGACGCCCTGGATACGATGGGACCGTGGTCCCTTCGCGCCGGACCAGGCCGTGTTGCTCGACATGGCCCACCGGCGTTTTTATTTCTTCTTCATCGAGATCTGGCCGCAGGAATTCTACTTCGTGGCCGGTCTTCTCGTGATGGCGGGTGTGGGGCTCTTTCTCGTCACCTCGGTCGTGGGCCGCGCCTGGTGCGGATACACCTGCCCGCAAACGGTCTGGACCGATCTCTTCATCAAGGTGGAGGAACTCGTCCAGGGAGACCGCAACGCCCGCATCAAGCTCGACAAGGCGCCGTGGTCGTTCCGCAAGCTGTCTCTCCTCAGCTTCACCCATCTCATCTTCCTGCTGATCTCGCTCGCCACCGGCGGCGCCTGGATATTCTACTTCGCCGATGCACCGACGCTGCTGAAGAGCTTCGTGATGGGTGACGCGCCCTTCATCGCCTATGCGACGGTGGGCGTCCTCGCCACCACGACCTATATCTTCGGCGGGTTGATGCGCGAGCAGCTGTGCATTTTCATGTGCCCGTGGCCGCGCATCCAGGCGGCCATGCTCGATGAGGATTCCCTCGTCGTCACCTATAACGACTGGCGCGGCGAACCCCGCACCGCCGGCACCAAGAAGGCCGCTGCCGCCGGCCTCGCCGTGGGCGACTGCATCGACTGCAACGCCTGTGTCGCCGTGTGCCCGACCGGCATCGACATTCGCAACGGCCAGCAGCTCGAATGCATTACCTGTGCCCTCTGCATCGATGCCTGCAATGCCATCATGGACAAGATCGGAAAGCCGCGCGACCTGATCGGCTATTCGACGCTGCGTGACTACAACCACAACATGGACATCGCCTGCCCGGACGCCACCGATGACGTCTGGGGCCGCATCGATCCCACCCGCGTGCACAAGCCCGGCGGCGGCTTCATCGATGGCCTGAAGCACTTTGACTGGAAGATCTTCTTCCGCATCCGCACGCTGATCTACCTGGGCATGTGGTCACTGATCGGCGTCGGCCTTCTTTTCCTCCTGCTCACCCGCGACCGCCTGGAAGTGAACGTGCAACACGATCGCAACCCGATTGCCGTGAAGCTCTCGGACGGTGCCGTGCGCAACGGCTACACCATGAAGATCCTCAACATGGTGCCCGAACCCCGCACCATCACGCTGACCATCGAGGGCCCACCGGGTGCGTCTATGGCCATCGCCGAAATGCCGGAGGTCGTCGGCCGCAGCGCGGACGTTGAAGTCCAGCCCGACAAATTGCGCGCCCTCCATGTTTTCGTCTCAGTTCCGGCGCAACTGCTCCAGCCGGGCAAGACGAATTTCCGCATCGTCGTTTCAGACAAGCAGTCCTTCGAAACCGACAGCTATGAAGCGATCTTCGAAGTTCCGGAGAACATGAAATGAGCAACGGCACACGTCAGTTCACGGGCAAGCACATGCTGGCCATCATGCTCGGCTTCTTCGCCGTGGTGCTCGCCGCCAACATGACGATGGTCTATTTCGCCCGCCACAGCTGGACCGGCCTTGTCGTCGAAAACTCCTATGTTGCGAGCCAGGAATTCAATGAGAAGACCCAGAAGCTCGAGGCCATGGAGGCTGTTGATGTGCATCCCGACGTGACCTTCGAAGCAGGCACGCTGCGTGTGCGCCTGCACACCCGCGCTGGCGAGCCGGTGATGGCCCGTAACGTCAAGCTGGCCATTGGCCGTCCCTCCAACGAGGGGGAAGACCGTGTGGTCGATCTGGCCGAACGCGCCTCCGGCACCTTCGAGGCGCCGCAGGACCTGGCGCTGGGCCAGTGGACGGGTTCCGTGACAGCCGAATTGCCCGGCCACGGCGAGTGGACGCGTCCCGTCCGTCTCGTCATCAAGGGCTGAGGACGGGAGCGCCGTGCCATGTCCTGTTGCGCCGCACCGCTGATCAGCGATTCCGCCCGCGAGACCTTGTCCGCGAGCCGCATTGCATTGCTGGAAGACCTGCGCGCCAACAGCAAGCAACTGGTGGATGGCCGCGTCACCTATCTCCTGTCCGCACCCGCCATCCATTGCGGCAACTGCATCAACACCATTGAAGACAGCGTGACGAAGATCGACGGCGTCACCGACGTGCGCGCCAACCTCACCATGAAGCGGGTGTCTGTCACGCTCGACGATACCAACCGCAGCCTCCTGCCGGTGCTGCAGGCGTTGGAAGGCCTGGGCTACGCCACGCAGTCGCTCACGGCGGAGGAAGCAGGTGGCAGCGATCCTGAATTCAAGGTGCTGGTGCGCTCGCTTGCCGTCTCGGGCTTTGCCGCCGCCAACATCATGCTGCTGTCTGTTCCGGTGTGGAACGGTGCCGAAGGCGCCACCAAGGAACTCTTCCATTTCATTTCGGCGCTCATCGCCATTCCCTGCGTCGCCTATGGCGGCATGCCGTTCTTCCGGTCGGCCATTGCCGCCATCGGCCGCCGCCGGGTCAACATGGACGTGCCCATCTCGCTTGGCGTGACGCTCGCAACCGGCATGTCGATGTACGAAAGCTTCATTGGCGGCGGACACGCTTATTTCGACGCCGCCACATCGCTGCTGTTCTTCCTCCTGATTGGCCGCGTGCTGGATCACCTCATGCGCGCCCGTGCCCGTGCCGCGGCAGGCAATCTCGCGCGCCTCTCCTCCAAGGGCGGCTTCGTGGTGAACGAGGCGGGCGAACTCACCTACATGGCGCTTGATGCCATCAACCCCGGCATGCGGCTGCGCGTCTCCGCCGGCGAACGCTTCCCCGTGGATGGCACGGTTGTCGAAGGCACAAGCGACGTGGACCGCGCGCTGGTGACGGGCGAGAGCGAACCGCAGCGCATCGCCGATGGTTCCGGCGTCGAAGCCGGAACGCTTAACCTCACCGGCCCCGTGGACATGCTCGCCACCCGCGCCGCCCGGGATTCTTTCCTCGCCGAAGTGACGCAGATGATGGCCGCGGCTGAACGCGGCCGCTCGTCCTATGTGCGTGTCGCCGACCGCATGGCGCGGATCTATTCGCCCGTCGTGCACCTCCTCGCACTCACCTCCTTCACGGGCTGGATGCTGTGGACCGGTGGCGACTGGCATCAATCCCTCACCGTCGCGGTGGCGGTCCTCATCATCACCTGCCCCTGTGCGCTCGGCCTTGCTGTGCCCGTAGCGCATGTGGTCAGCGCCAGCCGCCTCTTCGCCAATGGCATTCTCCTGAAGGATGGTTCTGCACTCGAGCGCCTGGCCGCGATCGACGCTGCCGCCTTCGACAAAACCGGTACGTTGACGACCGGCGAACCCGCCGTTGCCCTTTGCCAAATTCCCGAAGGCGCTGTCGCCGCCGTGGCCAAGGCGCTCGCCTTGCGCAGTGTCCACCCCGCCGCCCGCGCCCTGGCGCGTCACCTGCAAGGTCTAGCCGAAACCCGCGTCACCGAATTGCATGAGGTTCCGGGCAATGGCGTCGAAGGCCTGTTCGACGGAAAGCGCGTGCGTCTTGGCCGCGGCACCTGGGTGGCGGACATTGCCCAACGCCGTGACAGTACAACAGGGCAGGGTGTTGCCTTCGCCATGGAAGGTGACGAGCTGTGGCTCACCACGCTCACCGAACGCACCCGTCCCGGTGCCCGTGCGCTCGTGGCCGCACTGGAGCAGCGCCATCTCCCCGTGACACTTCTTTCCGGCGACGGCCAGACGCAGGTCGCGGCCATTGCCCGCGAACTGGGCATTGCCGACGTTCATGCCGAACTGAAACCCGGCGACAAGCTGGCCTTCCTGACGACCGCCGCACAGGCGGGCCGCAAGATGCTGATGGTGGGGGACGGCCTCAATGATGCTCCCGCCCTTGCTGCGGCACATGTGTCCATGGCCCCGGCCTCGGCCTCCGACATCGGCCGCACGGCAGCAGATTTCGTGTTGACCCAGAACAACCTCACGGCCGTGGCCTTTGCCCATCGCGTGGCGCAAGCCACGGGCCGGGTGGTCCGGCAGAATTTCGCGCTTGCCATTGTCTACAACGTGCTGGCCGTGCCGCTCGCCATGTCGGGGCAGTTGAACCCGCTGATTGCGGCCCTCGCCATGTCGAGCTCCTCGATCATCGTCGTCGCCAACAGCTTGCGCCTGCACCTGCTCCGGCCCGAGGCCGGGGCTGCGGCTGTACAGGCCGGTTCCCCGCAGTCTATGATCGCGCCTCTGGCCAAGGAGGCCCACGCATGACCAACCTGGCCTTCCTCATTCCCGTCGCCCTGGGGCTCGGCGCCCTCGGCTTGGGTGCGTTCCTCTGGAGCCTGACTTCGGGGCAGTATGAGGACCTGGATGGCGCTGCCGTCCGCATCCTCCGCGACGACGACGACAAGCCGCGTCCCTGATCCCCGCACGGTTCACCACGGGATCCGCCCCCGCTTTGCAATTCGCGCGCCCCCACGCTATATGAGGAAACATGACAGGCAGACTGCACCTTGCTGAACGGTTGCGCGCTGTGGGGCTCCGTCCCACGCAGCAGCGCCTTGCCTTGGGCGATCTGCTCTTTTCCAAAGGCGACCGCCACCTCTGCGCCGAAGACCTCCATGCCGAGGCCCGGGCCGCCAAGGTGCCGGTGTCACTGGCCACCGTCTACAACACGCTGAACCAGTTCAAGGCGGCAGGACTCTTGCGCGAAATCGCCATCGAGGGCGACCGCAGCTACTACGACACCAACACGTCCAACCACTATCACTTCTTCGACGATGAGAAGCACCAGCTGATGGACATTGATCTGGCTGACTTGCGTGTCGTCGGACTGCCTGAAGCGCCCAAGGGCAAGGTCATCGACCGCATTGACGTGATCGTGCGTCTCAAGGACGCCTGAAAACAGCCTGGGAAGAACCTGAGGCGGCTCAGTCCACCACTTCGCCGGGATATACGCCCCACAGGCGGTTCTGTTCGGCATAACCTTCGTAGTCACCGGCCGTGATTTCGCACCAGCGGCCATCGCAGGTGCCGATGCTGGCCAGAACGCCGGGCGAGAGTCGTGCTGTCACGCCGCTTTTCGCGGCCTTCGCATCATGAAGATCAAGCGGCATGTCATTGCCGCTCCAGGCGGCGACAAAGGCATTGCGGCGGCCGGAGAGCATGCTCTGCAGGATCCAGCCTTCGGCGCCGTCGCTGTCGCGGATCTTGCGCCAATTCTCGAATTCCGCGGTGATCTCGACGGGCATCCCCTTGCGCTGGAACACGAAAGCCACGGGATGATCGCTCGAGGGACCGCGACGCACGTTCACCTTGTCGGCCTTGAGGGAGACGAAGCGGGGAAGCGGCAGGCCGGTGCCATCGGCCTCCTTGTCCTTGGCGGGCGCCTTTGCGGACCCGAGGGAAGCGGTGATGTCGCCGGCGGTGGAGCGGCTCTGGGCGGCTTCCGTGGACTTCCGGTTCATCAGGCTGGCAAGGCCGTAGGATGTGCCTGCACTGGCAAGGGCCAGCGCGAGAAGGGATGCGACAGCAAACGCAGGGTACAAACGCAGCGACATAACAGACAGATGGCCTTTGGTGTTGCGGGCGCGGGGCCCTTGCGCCAAAGCTGAAGCGGTCAAGCCGACGCAAGATCAACCTTGTCGCCACCTCAGCCTTTGGGCTACTCCCTACATGGCGCTTTCAAGGTTAAGATTGCGTTGAAATTGCCGTTTTTCTGGATACCGGATGCCCTCTTCCAAGCCCACCGTCATCGTCACGCGCAAACTGCCGGAAGCTGTCGAAGCCCGCATGGCGGAGCTGTTCAATGCCCGCTTCAACACCAGCGACGTGGCCATGAACCATGCCGCGCTGGTGCAGGCCGCCAAGGACGCTGACGTGCTGGTGCCGACGGTCACGGACCGCATCGACAAGTCGGTGATCCTGCAGGCCGGCCCCCGTCTCAAGCTCATCGCCAATTTCGGCAATGGCGTGGACAACATCGATGTGGAGACCGCACTGGCGCGCGGCATCACCGTCACCAACACGGCGGGCGTGCTCACCGAAGATACTGCGGACATGACCATGGGCCTCATCATCGCCGTGTCGCGGCGCATGATGGAAGGATCGCGGGCCCTCGCCGATCCGGCGCGATGGAAGGGCTGGTCGCCCACCTGGATGCTGGGCAACCGCATCTGGGGCAAGAAGATCGGCATCATCGGCATGGGACGGATCGGCACGGCTCTCGCCCGCCGCGCCAAGGCCTTCGGCCTCTCGATCAACTACCATAACCGCAAGCGCGTCCATCCCAAGACCGAGGAGGAACTCGGCGCCACCTATTGGGAAAGCCTCGACCAGATGCTTGCCCGCATGGACATCGTCTCGGTCAACTGCCCCCATACGCCTGCAACCTTCCATCTCCTCTCGGCCCGCCGCCTGAGGATGATGAAGAAGGACGCCTTCCTGGTGAACACGGCGCGGGGCGAAGTGATCGACGAGAATGCCCTCGCCCGCATGCTGGAGGCAGGCGAACTTGGCGGCGCGGGGCTGGACGTGTTCGAACACGAACCGGCCGTGAACCCGAAGCTGCTGGCATCGAGCCGCGTGGTGCTGCTGCCGCACATGGGCTCTGCCACCATCGAAGGCCGTATCGACATGGGCGAGAAGGTCATCATCAACATCAAGACCTGGGCCGATGGCCACAAGCCCCCAGACCGCGTTCTGCCGGGCATGCTCTGATCACGAAAACCTGAAGCCCGCGCGGTGAGGCGTGACTTTCTTGCTCCACGTTTCTGCGTATGAGAGTGTCACAACCGGAGTGACATGATGCTGAACCGCCGCCAATTCATCGGAACCTCGGCCGCTGGCCTTTTCCTGCCCCGCGCAGGACAGGCGCTCGCGGCCGACTGGTCCGGAACGGAGGCGGAGGCCAAGGGCCAGACCGTCTATTTCAACGCCTGGGCCGGCTCCGAACCCATCAATGCCTACATCGGCTGGGCCGCAGGCGAGATGAAATCGCGCTTTGGCATCACCGTTGAACACGTCAAGATCACCGACACCGCCGAAGTGGTGAAGCGCGTGCGCGATGAAGTGGCAGCGGGCAAGCGCGATGGCTCTGTCGACCTCGTATGGATCAACGGCGAGAACTTCAGCCTGATGAAGAAGGGGAAGCTGCTGTTCGGTCCCTTCTCGGAAACCTTGCCGAACTATCGCTACGTCGATGTCGATGGAAAGCCCACGACCCGGCAGGACTTCGCCGAAAGCGTCGATGGTCTGGAGTCGCCCTGGGGCATGGCGCAGCTCACCTTCTTTGCCGATGGGGCAAGGGTTGCCGACCCTCCGCGCGGCATGAAGGCGTTGCTCGCTTTCGCAAAAGCCAATCCGGGCCGCGTCACCTATCCCGCGCCGCCAGACTTTCACGGCACCACGTTCCTGAAGCAGGTCATGCTGGAGCAGGCGGTGGATCGCAACGCGCTCTATCGCGACCCGGTCGACGCACAGGTGCGGCCGGAGTCGTTTTCATTCCTCGACGACTTGCACCCGCATTGCTGGCGCGCCGGAAAGCAATTCCCGAAATCACAAGCCGAGGTCACGCAGATGGTGGCGGATGGAGAGCTTCTCGTGGGCCTCACCTTCAACCCCAATGAGCCTGCCAATCTCGTGGCTGCAGGCACGATGCCTGCAACAACGGTGGCGTGGCAGCATGAGAAGGGCACCATCGGCAACACGCATTTTGTGGCCATACCCGTGAATGCCCGCGCCCGTGCCGGTGCTGAAGTCCTCGCCAATTTCCTCCTCTCGCCGCAAGCCCAGGCGCGCAAGAATGATATCAAGATCTGGGGCGATCCCACTGTTCTTGCAGTTGAAAAACTTTCCGCCGAAGATCAGGCGGCCTTCGCCAGTGCCGCTGCACCGGGCAGCGTGAGCTTGCCGGGGCCGGCACTTCTGGAACCGCGCGCCTCGTGGGTGCCGCTTATCGAGAAGGCCTGGCTCAGTCGCTACGGCAACGGGTGATGCGCACGCTCGCAACCTTGCCTCTTGCCGTGGTTCTTCTCCTGCCGTTGTTGGCGTCTTTGCTGTTTATCCTGCCCGGTGTTGCTGACCTCGACTCCTTCCGCGCACTCGCCAATCATCCGCAATTTTGGGGTGCGCTTGCGTTGTCACTTGCCACGGGTCTCGCCAGCACCGCAGGGTCGCTCGTGCTGGCGCTCGGGATAATCTTTGCGGCGAAAGGCAAACACCTGTCTTCGCGTGCGGGATTGTTCCTCGCTGTGCCGCATGTGTCGTTTGCCATCGGACTTGCCTTCCTCATCATGCCGGCGGGATTGCTCGCCCGCGCCGTGGCTCTGGCCGCTGGCTGGACGATGCCGCCCCAGTGGGTGACCACGCAGGACCCCTGGGGCCTCGCCCTCGCGGCGGCCCTTGTCCTGAAGGAAACGCCATTCCTCGTCTGGGCCTTTGCCAGCCTTCTCGCGCGGGAGGATCTTGCGGCCGGATTTGCAGGACAGCGCGCCGTGGCCCGCAGCCTCGGTCATGGCGAGGCCTCCACCTTCCTCCGCGTGATTGTTCCGCAACTTCTGCCGCAAGCGCTGGGGCCGCTCATTGCCGTGCTGGCCTATGGCATGACTGTCGTCGACATGGCGCTGGTGATCGGGCCCACCCAGCCGCCCACGCTGGCGCAACTGGCCTGGACCGACCTCTCCGACGCCGAACCTGCAACGGTGGCACGTGGCGCTGCGGGTGTTCTTGTGCTGTGCGCTGTCGTGGCGGCAATTCTCGCCGCTGCGTCCGTCGTGCTGATATTCTCGCGCACCCATCTGCACCGTTTCTACGCCGCCTCTCCACGGCACGGGGCAGGGCATGGCGGGGCCGCGTGGCTGCTGTGGCCAGCGCTTCTTGCCATCTATGTTGCCGTTGCAGCAGTCTTGCTGCTGCAGTCCGTGGCGGCGCAGTGGCCGTTTCCATATCTGCTGCCGAACGTTTCGACTCTCCACGCCTGGACCCATCTGCTGTCCGACCCGCGCCCGGTGATGACGAGCATGGCGCTCGCCCTCTCCACCACGGCTTTCGCCGTCGGGGCGACGGTGATCTGGCTCGAATGGGCCCCGTGCGCGACGGACAGGGCGATGAACCTCTCGGCGCTCGCCGCCGTCACGATTCCCATGCTGCTGATCGCCTTGGGTGAGTACCGCGCCTTCCTGGCCCTCGACCTCACGGGAACGGCGGTGGCGCTCTGGACTGCCCATGCCGTGCCCGTATGCGCCTATGTGTTCCTGTTGCTGGCGCGGCCCTATCGCGCCTACGGAACGCAGTGGGCGGTGGTTGCCGCGGGCTTGCAGCAAGGCCGTGCCCGCTTCCTCTGGCGGGTCAAGTGGCCGATGCTGAAGGGGCCCGTGTGGGCGGCGGCAGCCGTGGGCTTCGCGGTGTCGGTCGGCCAGTATGTTCCTGCGCAACTCGCCGCCGCCGGCCGCTTCTCCACCTTGCCCATGGAGGCCGTGACGTTGTCGTCGGGCGGCAACCGCCCCTTGCTGGCCGTCTATGGCATCGCCCTCATGGCGCTGCCGCTCGGTGCATTCTTGATCGCTGCTCGCGAAGGCCGGTCCCGCTGGAGCACGCCATGACGCTTGTCCTGCGCGACGTTGCCGTGAGCCTGCGGGGCATGCCCCTGATCCGGCCCTTCTCCGTGTCGGTGCAGGCGGGTGAAATCCTGACCATCATGGGGCCAAGCGGCAGCGGCAAATCCGCCTTGCTCGCCTGGATCGGCGGCGATCTTGCCGGCGCGATGCAGGGCGCAGGCGAGGTCCTGTTGAACGGCCTGAATGTGATTGGCATGGCGCCTGAACGCCGCCGCATCGGCCGCCTGTTTCAGGACGACTACCTCTTTCCCCACATGACGGTGGGCGAAAACCTGCTGTTCGCCATTCCGGCTGCGCGCCGCGAGGTCCGGCTGGAGATGATGCGGCAGGCCCTGGCAGACGCAGGCCTCGACGGCTATGCGGACCGCGCACCGCAGACACTCTCCGGTGGCCAGCGCGCCCGCGTGGCGCTGATGCGCACGCTGCTCTCCGGCCCCGCCGCCGTTCTGCTCGACGAACCCTTCTCGCGCCTCGACCAGGACTTGCGCAGCACCATCCGCAGCTTCACCTGCGATCACATCCGCGAACGCCAGGTGCCGGCAGTTCTCGTGACCCACGACCGTGCCGATGTGCCGCCGGGCGGGCGGGTGCTGACCATCTCGGCGCAGGGAGAC
The nucleotide sequence above comes from Hyphomicrobiales bacterium. Encoded proteins:
- the ccoS gene encoding cbb3-type cytochrome oxidase assembly protein CcoS is translated as MTNLAFLIPVALGLGALGLGAFLWSLTSGQYEDLDGAAVRILRDDDDKPRP
- a CDS encoding ABC transporter permease, with amino-acid sequence MRTLATLPLAVVLLLPLLASLLFILPGVADLDSFRALANHPQFWGALALSLATGLASTAGSLVLALGIIFAAKGKHLSSRAGLFLAVPHVSFAIGLAFLIMPAGLLARAVALAAGWTMPPQWVTTQDPWGLALAAALVLKETPFLVWAFASLLAREDLAAGFAGQRAVARSLGHGEASTFLRVIVPQLLPQALGPLIAVLAYGMTVVDMALVIGPTQPPTLAQLAWTDLSDAEPATVARGAAGVLVLCAVVAAILAAASVVLIFSRTHLHRFYAASPRHGAGHGGAAWLLWPALLAIYVAVAAVLLLQSVAAQWPFPYLLPNVSTLHAWTHLLSDPRPVMTSMALALSTTAFAVGATVIWLEWAPCATDRAMNLSALAAVTIPMLLIALGEYRAFLALDLTGTAVALWTAHAVPVCAYVFLLLARPYRAYGTQWAVVAAGLQQGRARFLWRVKWPMLKGPVWAAAAVGFAVSVGQYVPAQLAAAGRFSTLPMEAVTLSSGGNRPLLAVYGIALMALPLGAFLIAAREGRSRWSTP
- the cadA gene encoding cadmium-translocating P-type ATPase, whose translation is MSCCAAPLISDSARETLSASRIALLEDLRANSKQLVDGRVTYLLSAPAIHCGNCINTIEDSVTKIDGVTDVRANLTMKRVSVTLDDTNRSLLPVLQALEGLGYATQSLTAEEAGGSDPEFKVLVRSLAVSGFAAANIMLLSVPVWNGAEGATKELFHFISALIAIPCVAYGGMPFFRSAIAAIGRRRVNMDVPISLGVTLATGMSMYESFIGGGHAYFDAATSLLFFLLIGRVLDHLMRARARAAAGNLARLSSKGGFVVNEAGELTYMALDAINPGMRLRVSAGERFPVDGTVVEGTSDVDRALVTGESEPQRIADGSGVEAGTLNLTGPVDMLATRAARDSFLAEVTQMMAAAERGRSSYVRVADRMARIYSPVVHLLALTSFTGWMLWTGGDWHQSLTVAVAVLIITCPCALGLAVPVAHVVSASRLFANGILLKDGSALERLAAIDAAAFDKTGTLTTGEPAVALCQIPEGAVAAVAKALALRSVHPAARALARHLQGLAETRVTELHEVPGNGVEGLFDGKRVRLGRGTWVADIAQRRDSTTGQGVAFAMEGDELWLTTLTERTRPGARALVAALEQRHLPVTLLSGDGQTQVAAIARELGIADVHAELKPGDKLAFLTTAAQAGRKMLMVGDGLNDAPALAAAHVSMAPASASDIGRTAADFVLTQNNLTAVAFAHRVAQATGRVVRQNFALAIVYNVLAVPLAMSGQLNPLIAALAMSSSSIIVVANSLRLHLLRPEAGAAAVQAGSPQSMIAPLAKEAHA
- the ccoG gene encoding cytochrome c oxidase accessory protein CcoG, which gives rise to MTTHTIIDTQDVKAVNTGAKTQSSLYAAHQKVFPKRAEGTFRRLKWIIMAVTLGIYYLTPWIRWDRGPFAPDQAVLLDMAHRRFYFFFIEIWPQEFYFVAGLLVMAGVGLFLVTSVVGRAWCGYTCPQTVWTDLFIKVEELVQGDRNARIKLDKAPWSFRKLSLLSFTHLIFLLISLATGGAWIFYFADAPTLLKSFVMGDAPFIAYATVGVLATTTYIFGGLMREQLCIFMCPWPRIQAAMLDEDSLVVTYNDWRGEPRTAGTKKAAAAGLAVGDCIDCNACVAVCPTGIDIRNGQQLECITCALCIDACNAIMDKIGKPRDLIGYSTLRDYNHNMDIACPDATDDVWGRIDPTRVHKPGGGFIDGLKHFDWKIFFRIRTLIYLGMWSLIGVGLLFLLLTRDRLEVNVQHDRNPIAVKLSDGAVRNGYTMKILNMVPEPRTITLTIEGPPGASMAIAEMPEVVGRSADVEVQPDKLRALHVFVSVPAQLLQPGKTNFRIVVSDKQSFETDSYEAIFEVPENMK
- a CDS encoding FixH family protein, encoding MSNGTRQFTGKHMLAIMLGFFAVVLAANMTMVYFARHSWTGLVVENSYVASQEFNEKTQKLEAMEAVDVHPDVTFEAGTLRVRLHTRAGEPVMARNVKLAIGRPSNEGEDRVVDLAERASGTFEAPQDLALGQWTGSVTAELPGHGEWTRPVRLVIKG
- a CDS encoding ATP-binding cassette domain-containing protein translates to MTLVLRDVAVSLRGMPLIRPFSVSVQAGEILTIMGPSGSGKSALLAWIGGDLAGAMQGAGEVLLNGLNVIGMAPERRRIGRLFQDDYLFPHMTVGENLLFAIPAARREVRLEMMRQALADAGLDGYADRAPQTLSGGQRARVALMRTLLSGPAAVLLDEPFSRLDQDLRSTIRSFTCDHIRERQVPAVLVTHDRADVPPGGRVLTISAQGDMHHV
- a CDS encoding transcriptional repressor, which produces MTGRLHLAERLRAVGLRPTQQRLALGDLLFSKGDRHLCAEDLHAEARAAKVPVSLATVYNTLNQFKAAGLLREIAIEGDRSYYDTNTSNHYHFFDDEKHQLMDIDLADLRVVGLPEAPKGKVIDRIDVIVRLKDA
- a CDS encoding SH3 domain-containing protein, with the translated sequence MNRKSTEAAQSRSTAGDITASLGSAKAPAKDKEADGTGLPLPRFVSLKADKVNVRRGPSSDHPVAFVFQRKGMPVEITAEFENWRKIRDSDGAEGWILQSMLSGRRNAFVAAWSGNDMPLDLHDAKAAKSGVTARLSPGVLASIGTCDGRWCEITAGDYEGYAEQNRLWGVYPGEVVD
- a CDS encoding ABC transporter substrate-binding protein, which gives rise to MLNRRQFIGTSAAGLFLPRAGQALAADWSGTEAEAKGQTVYFNAWAGSEPINAYIGWAAGEMKSRFGITVEHVKITDTAEVVKRVRDEVAAGKRDGSVDLVWINGENFSLMKKGKLLFGPFSETLPNYRYVDVDGKPTTRQDFAESVDGLESPWGMAQLTFFADGARVADPPRGMKALLAFAKANPGRVTYPAPPDFHGTTFLKQVMLEQAVDRNALYRDPVDAQVRPESFSFLDDLHPHCWRAGKQFPKSQAEVTQMVADGELLVGLTFNPNEPANLVAAGTMPATTVAWQHEKGTIGNTHFVAIPVNARARAGAEVLANFLLSPQAQARKNDIKIWGDPTVLAVEKLSAEDQAAFASAAAPGSVSLPGPALLEPRASWVPLIEKAWLSRYGNG
- a CDS encoding D-glycerate dehydrogenase; its protein translation is MPSSKPTVIVTRKLPEAVEARMAELFNARFNTSDVAMNHAALVQAAKDADVLVPTVTDRIDKSVILQAGPRLKLIANFGNGVDNIDVETALARGITVTNTAGVLTEDTADMTMGLIIAVSRRMMEGSRALADPARWKGWSPTWMLGNRIWGKKIGIIGMGRIGTALARRAKAFGLSINYHNRKRVHPKTEEELGATYWESLDQMLARMDIVSVNCPHTPATFHLLSARRLRMMKKDAFLVNTARGEVIDENALARMLEAGELGGAGLDVFEHEPAVNPKLLASSRVVLLPHMGSATIEGRIDMGEKVIINIKTWADGHKPPDRVLPGML